In the genome of Pyrobaculum islandicum DSM 4184, the window ATATGGGCATTTAGGAAGACTTCTGCTGGCCCGCTTTCCTAGATTCCTCTTTTTCAATAGTTAAAATTCTAGCAATTGCCCTTTTGATCACTCTTATCCTACCCGGATTTTCTACAAAACCCCTAGACCTTTGAGTCTCAAGTTTTACAAGCTCTGCCCTAAGCTGGTTTAATAACTCTCTCCTCTCCTCTGGCTTCATTTCGCGTAGAACTCTGGCTTTAAGTCTCTTGTTATCTAGAGACATGAGAACTGCGAAAGCAGCGGCTTTTTAAAATTATTGTTGTGAAGTAGTCTCAGGTTTCACCGGCGGCTTTATTTTGTATTCGTCT includes:
- the rpmC gene encoding 50S ribosomal protein L29; protein product: MSLDNKRLKARVLREMKPEERRELLNQLRAELVKLETQRSRGFVENPGRIRVIKRAIARILTIEKEESRKAGQQKSS